One segment of Panicum virgatum strain AP13 chromosome 1K, P.virgatum_v5, whole genome shotgun sequence DNA contains the following:
- the LOC120704316 gene encoding serine/threonine-protein kinase SAPK7-like, which translates to MERYELLKDLGSGNFGVARLMRNRETKELVAMKYIPRGLKIDENVAREIINHRSLRHPNIIRFKEVVLTPTHLAIVMEYAAGGELFDRICSAGRFSEDEARYFFQQLICGVSYCHFMQICHRDLKLENTLLDGSPAPRLKICDFGYSKSSLLHSKPKSTVGTPAYIAPEVLSRREYDGKMADVWSCGVTLYVMLVGAYPFEDPDDPKNFRKTIGRIVSIQYQIPEYVHISQDCRQLLSRIFDANPAKRITIREIRNHPWFLKNLPRELTEAVQAKYYKKDNSAPTFSDQTVDEIMKIVEEARTPAQLSTPVAGFGWAEEDEQEDGKKPEDEDQDGEEEEYDDEDEYDKQVKQVHASGDFQHLIK; encoded by the exons ATGGAGAGGTACGAGCTGCTCAAGGACCTCGGCTCCGGCAACTTCGGGGTGGCGCGGCTCATGCGGAACAGGGAGACCAAGGAGCTCGTCGCCATGAAGTACATCCCCCGGGGGCTCAAG ATTGACGAGAATGTGGCGAGGGAGATCATAAACCACCGCTCGCTGCGGCACCCCAACATCATCCGCTTCAAGGAG gtCGTGCTCACGCCCACGCACCTCGCCATCGTCATGGAgtacgccgccggcggcgagctcttcgaccGGATCTGCAGCGCCGGCAGGTTCAGCGAGGATGAG gCGAGGTATTTCTTCCAGCAGCTCATCTGCGGTGTCAGCTACTGCCACTTCATG CAAATTTGCCACCGGGACTTGAAGCTGGAGAACACGCTGCTGGATGGCAgcccggcgccgcgcctgaAGATCTGCGACTTTGGCTACTCCAAG TCATCACTGCTGCACTCGAAGCCTAAGTCGACGGTCGGAACTCCAGCTTACATTGCTCCAGAGGTGCTCTCACGTCGGGAATATGACGGCAAG ATGGCAGACGTTTGGTCTTGTGGAGTGACTCTTTACGTGATGCTGGTTGGTGCATACCCTTTTGAGGATCCCGATGATCCTAAGAATTTCAGAAAGACGATTGGG AGAATAGTGTCAATTCAATACCAAATACCAGAGTATGTACACATATCCCAAGATTGCAGACAGCTCCTCTCTAGAATCTTCGATGCGAATCCTGCGAAG AGAATAACCATTAGGGAGATTAGGAACCACCCCTGGTTCCTGAAGAACTTGCCCAGAGAGCTTACAGAAGCTGTGCAAGCGAAGTACTACAAGAAGGACAACAGTGCCCCCACCTTCTCTGATCAAACTGTCGATGAGATCATGAAGATCGTTGAGGAGGCCCGCACACCAGCCCAATTGTCTACTCCAGTGGCTGGTTTTGGTTGGGCTGAGGAAGACGAGCAAGAAGATGGAAAGAAACCTGAGGATGAAGACCAGgatggggaggaggaagaatatGATGACGAGGACGAGTACGACAAGCAGGTGAAGCAAGTACATGCCAGCGGGGATTTCCAACATCTGATAAAATGA